The sequence CTTGTGGGTGACACTGTGAGGGCTTGTGGGTGACACTGTGAGGGTCTGTCGTGGTTGACTGTGAGGGTGTGTCGTGGTTGACTGTGAGGGTGTGTTGTGGTTGACTGTGAGGGTGTATTGTGGTTGACTGTGAGGGTGTGTTGTGGTTGACACTGTGAGGGCATGTTGTGGGTGACACTGAGGGTCTGTCATGGTTGACTGTGAGGGTGTGTTGTGGTtgacactgagtgtgtgtcgtgtgtgacACAGGGCGTGTCGTGTGTGACACTGAGGGCATGTCGTGGGTGACACTGTGAGGGTGTGTCGTGGGTGACACAGGGTGTGTCGTGGGTGACACTGTGAGGGTGTGTCGTGGGTGACACTGAGGGTGTGTCGTGGGTGACACAGGGTGTGTCGTGGGTGACACAGGGTGTGTCGTGGGTGACACAGGGTGTGTCGTGGGTGACACAGGGTGTGTCGTGGGTGACACAGGGCGTGTCGTGGGTGACACTGAGGGCGTGTCGTGGGTGACACTGAGGGCGTGTCGTGGGTGACACTGAGGGCGTGTCGTGGGTGACACTGAGGGTGTGTCGTGGGTGACACTGTGAAGGTGTGTCGTGGGTGACACTGTGAGGGTGTGTCGTGGGTGACACTGAGGGTGTGTCGTGGGTGACACTGTGAAGGTGTGTCGTGGGTGACACTGTGAGGGTGTGTCGTGGGTGACACTGAGGGTGTGTCGTGGGTGACACTGTGAAGGTGTGTCGTGGGTGACACTGTgagggtgtgttgtgttttgcagCCGAGCTGAAGCACATGCAGGAGCAgatgcagctgctgcaggagcGGCTCGAGGCCACGCAGACGACCGCCCCCCCAcgagccccccctcctccccccaaacGCTCCACACAGCCaggtaacaccccccccccccccaaaccctgaGGAGACACATTTGCCATATTATTTCAATGAACAAAGTAACTCTGAACCTGTGTATTGTGATGAACACAGATAACCATGTTTCAGCTCCGCTACTGAAAAACACCAAGAGGACCGCCCACCAACACAAACCCTCTGCTGACGAAGGTAACCAGacccctgctgtgtgtgagtgagagtgtgtgtatgtgtgtattagtgtgtatgtgcatgggtTTTTTAAAGTGTGTGTTGTGGATGTTCTGTTTTCCCTTCCAGACTTGGAGAACAGCCCAGTGGGGCCACGTGTGTGTGACAGCTTCTCTCCACCTCAGAGAACCAATAGTAAACTCAACAGCAAGCTGAAGTCCCCGCCTCCAACAGCCCTTCCACAACAGGCCTCTCCCCCTGTACAGCAGGCCCCGCCCAAAGCACAgcaggccccgcccacagcaCCGCAGGCCCCGCCCAAAGCACAgcaggccccgcccacagcaCCGCAGGCCCCGCCCATGCTGGATGTTGCTGTGGAGAAGTTCTCTGGTCTGAGGGTCAGGTATGCTAGTGCCTCAGACAGTCTGGGTCAGGTACTCTCGTGTCTCAGACAGTCTGGGTCAGGTATTCTCGTGTCTCAGACAGTCTGGGTCAGGTACTCTCGTGTCTCAGACAGTCTGGGTCAGGCACTCTCGTGTCTCAGACAGTCTGGGTCAGGTACTCTCGTGTCTCAGACAGTCTGGGTCAGGTACTCTCGTGTCTCAGACAGTCTGGGTCAGGCACTCTCGTGTCTCAGACAGTCTGGGTCAGGCACTCTCGTGTCTCAGACAGTCTGGGTCAGGCACTCTCGTGTCTCAGACAGTCTGGGTCAGGCACTCTCGTGTCTCAGACAGTCTGGGTCAGGCACTCTCGTGTCTCAGACAGTCTGGGTCAGGTACTCTCGTGTCTCAGACAGTCTGGGTCAGGTACTCTCGTGTCTCAGACAGTCTGGGTCAGGTACTCTCGTGTCTCAGACAGTCTGGGTCAGGTACTCTCGTGTCTCAGACAGTCTGGGTCAGGTACTCTCGTGTCTCAGACAGCCTGGGTCAGGTACTCTCGTGTCTCAGACAGTCTGACCCTCATTTCAAAGGCAATGAAGATATTCTGCTTAATCATATGTTTAtacatgtgtaagtgtgttacCTGATTCTGATGTCTTATGATTGAGATGTGACTGCCTTCTTTCAATGTTGCGTTTCTGTACATTATCGTAAACAAAGGCAACTTGTGTGTTTGGCCCCTCAGGAAGCCGCGTGTGTCTTCAGTTGAAATGGCACACAAGATGGCAGACCGCAGGTTGATCCGACTCTCCCAGTTGCCCGACAGGATGGCCAGAGAGAGGCTGGAGGATAGCGACTGGGTTACCTTTGCTGTGGTAGTGAGCAAGGTCACCCCACAGAGTACCAGCAGCGTGAGTTAAACACTTCTGTGGCCATAGGTCATGTCCGTCCTGgggtttctgacaaatgtgtgtgtgtcgggtatAATGTTGGTaagagttagggttagtgtgTAGCGTGTAATgttggttagggttagtgtgtaaaggtgtaatgttggttagggttagtgtgtaaaggtgtaatgttggttagggttagtgtgtaaaggtgtaatgttggttagggttagtgtgtAAAGGTGCAATgttggttagggttagtgtgtAAAGGTGCAATgttggttagggttagtgtgtaaaggtgtaatgttggttagggttagtgtgtAAAGGTGTAATGTTGGTTAGTGTTAGTGTGTAAAGGTGCAATgttggttagggttagtggGTAGGGTGTAATTTTGGGAAGCCTCCTGAACCCTGGCCTGTCTCACAGGAGGGCAGAATTGTGGATCTAGTTTGTGAAAGAGAAGTCTCTCATTGTGGTTTGTTTAGGTGAAGCACTGAAACTGTTGGGCGTGTGTATTTACAAATGATGTTTGTGGTCACAGGGTATGAAGGCATTCAGCCAGGGGTCAGCACATCACGGtcctacattacattttagtcaggAGAGGCTTTTATCAAAAGTAATGTACAAGACggtacctgggagtcaggtgcgttcaccctccctttacctgggagtcaggtgtgttcaccctccttttacctgggagtcaggtgtgttcaccctccctttacctgggagtcaggtgtgttcaccctccctttacctgggagtcaggtgtgttcaccctccttttacctgggagtcaggtgtgttcaccctccttttacctgggagtcaggtgtgtttatcctccttttacctgggagtcaggtgtgtttatcctccttttacctgggagtcaggtgtgttcaccctccttttacctgggagtcaggtgtgttcaccctccttttacctgggagtcaggtgtgttcaccctccttttacctgggagtcaggtgtgaggacagtctggccaatcagtggcactcattacccaggagaaaaagcAGGGCTTCATTTGAATTGGGTTAGGGTTTGGTTTAGGGCCTGGGTTTGGGttagtaagaaatctttatttcccaagttgtcccatattagggcctcttgggaaataaaagtttgcactggccattcagggtactgaagcctttaagtaggaagaatttggtccctcttgtgtcggtgctctatgtgcgttgatttagtcctcttggaaatagagtgctaagtttgagaatccagtgtttctcaaacctgcgtctctcctccggtgtccaattattgttttgtttgaaggcccgatatttctagtgcctcaagtccatggtgaaggaaatgagccaccaggtgtgtgtctgtctctgtgatttctaatgttgtatatatgttgtgctagtctacatttaattgtgttccctgtctcccctacatatattataccacattgtttgcacttaatggcatatatgcagtttttagtgtgttttagttagtgtttgttttattatgtaggttgtgtggtagtggtgttcctgactgtagtggcttgcttgtagaatattgggccctgtgtaggTATAAGTATTAAttcctggtagtttgctgcttacagGTGGTCTTTaagattttatttcttttatatgctgagataattttatagtcctggataatgtttgtgttctgtagagtgcgggttagatttaatttaatctttctgtttgcagctaggctcaatgcggagtaggtggtgattagcgggatGATTTTGCGcatttgggttagggttagggtttgggttagggtttgggtttgggttagggcctgggttagggtttgggtttgggttaggtTTAGGTTTTGGGacagggttaggattagggttagggccGGGTGTTTGGGACAAGGTATGGGTTAGGGTTGGCTTTGGGTTCAGTGCTTTTCCTCACCCCCCTCACAGGGCAAGACCTTCAGCATCTGGAAGCTGAATGACCTCCATGACCTGGAAGTATACGTGTCCCTTTTCCTGTTTGGAGAGGTGCATAAGGAGCACTGGAAGACGCAGCCTGGCACTGTCATCGGTAtcctcaaccccaaccccatGAAGGCCAGGGAGGGGTCTGacggggtgagagagggggtagggggtgagagagggggggtagggggtagggggtgagagggggggtaggggggtaggggtgtgagggggggggtagggggtgagggggggggcaggggctgagagaggggggtagggggtgtgagagaaggggcagggggtggagagaaggggcaggggggtgagagggggggggtaggggggtgagagggaggggcagggggggggcaggggctggagagggggggggcagggggtgaggaggggggggggcagggggtgagagggggggtagggggtagggggtgagagggaggggcaggggtgagagagggggggtagggggtgagaggggggggtagggggtgagaggggggaaggggtgagagaggggggggtagggggtagggggtgagaggggaggggcaggggtgagagaggggggtagggggtgagaggggggggcagggggtgagagagggggggtagggggtgagagggcggggcagggggtgagagagggggtagggggtgagagaaggggcagggggtgagaggggggggcagggggtagggggtgagagggaggggcaggggggggcaggggctgagagaggggggtagggggtgagagaaggggcagggggtgagaggggggggcagggggtgagagggggggcagggggggtgagagagggggggtaggggggtaggggtgagagggaggggcagggggtgagaggggggggtaggggtgagaggggggggcaggggggtgagaggggggggtagggggtaggggggtagggggtgagaggaggggggtagggggtgagagggaggggcaggggtgagagaggggggtagggggtgagagaaggggcagggggtgaggaggggggggtagggggtgagagggaggggcaggggggggcaggggctgagagaggggggtagggggtgagaggggggggcaggggggtgagagggggggggcagggggtgagaggggggggtaggggggtagggggtgagagggaggggcagggggtgagagagggggggtaggggggtgagaggggggggtaggggggtgagaggggggggaaggggggtgagagagggggggtaggggggtagggggtgagagaggggggtaggggtgagagggagggggcagggggtgagagagggggggtaggggggtgagaggggggggcagggggtgagagagggggggtagggggtgagagggcggggcagggggtgagagagggggggtagggggtgagagaaggggcagggggtgagagggggggggcagggggtagggggtgagagggaggggcaggggggggcaggggctgagagaggggggtagggggtgagagaaggggcagggggtgagagggggggcagggggtgagagagggggggtagggggtagggggtgagagggaggggggcagggggtgagaggggggggtagggggtgagaggggggagcagggggtgagagagggggggtagggggtgagagagggggggtaggggtgagagggaggggcagggggtgagagaggggggtagggggtgagaggggggggggcagggggtgagagggcggggcaggggggtgagagaggggggtagggggggtgagagggggcgGCAggtggtgagagagggggggtagggggtgagagggaggggcagggggtgagagagggggggtagggggtgagaggggggcggcaggtggtgagagagggggggtagggggtgagagagggggggtaggggggtgagggaggggcagggggtgagagaggggggtagggggtgagaggaggggcaggggtgagagagggggggtagggggtgagaggggggcggcaggtggtgagagaggggggtaggggggagggggggcggggggtgagggggggggggggtgagggggggggggggggcagggtcgCAGGGTAGttgaaggagagggggggggtgcaatgaccccccccccccccccccccccccccactctgtcTGATTCTGGGCGTGATGCTCGTGATGTTCTGCAggtgtgcctgtctgtggacCACATCACATCCAGAAGATCCTGCTCATGGGAGAGGCACAAGACTTCGGCACCTGCAAGGCCAGCAAGAAAAACGGACAGCCATGCAGCCAGCTGGTTAACCTGGTGCGTTCTGCCCcatactccactcagccatccAAATCAAAACTCTCTTGGGCTGAGTTACTGCCCCATACTCCATTCAGCCATCCAATCAAAACTCTCCTGGGCTGAGTTACTGCCCcgtactccactcagccatccAATCAAATCTCTCCTGGGCTGAGTTACTGCCCCATACTCCACTCGTATGCATTGCTTTACCTCGTAAGAGTGGGCTGAAGAGCGGACGTTGATGATTGAGTTGTGGTTGTGTTCGGCATGTGGAGGTCAGGAACAGGACGGATACGAGACTGGcatgttgtctttgaataaacAGAAGCAGCTCGCTGGAAAAAAGACAATCTTGAGCTATGAAGTGTGGGAGAGAAGCTTTGTTTGTGGGAGAATGGGAGAGGCTGTTGATGTGCGTCTCTCCAGGCTGGGTGAACAGCGTGTggcttctccccctctcccagtaCGAGTGCCAGTACTGCCAGTACCACGTGAAGGCCCAATACAAGAAGCTGAGTGCCCGGCGGGCGGAGCTGCAGTCCTGCTTCTCGGGGAAGGTTCCGGGGAAAGCACAGGGTGGGCGGGGCAGGGGCGGAGCCAGCCTGAAGGAGCGCCTGTGTCACACTGGCTTCCACTATGGGGGCGTGTCCTCTGCAGCATGTGCCACCTCCCTGTGAGTAAGCCCTGCCCCTTTTCACAGCACAGggaacacagtcacacagacctGTTAGGACAGGGAACAGTCACACAGACCTGTTAGCACAGGGAACAGTCACACAGACCTGTTAGCACAGGGAACGCAGTCACACAGACCTGTTAGCACAGGGAACAGTCACACAGACCTGTTAGCACAGGGAACGCAGTCACACAAACCTTTTAGCACAGGGAACATAGTCACACAGACCTGTTAGCACAGGGAGCTGGCCTATCAGTGCACTAAGTGTCTATCCACCCGATTAGGGGATAGAGATTAGGTGTTGTGGATTTGGGGGATTCTGGATTAGGGTTTTAGGGATTGTTAAAGTCTGAATTGATGTACTTTGCAGagcatgtgttttgtgtgtagaAGGGGCGTTTATTTGTGCTGTTTCTCCCCTGCAGGACTGCCTCCCAGCCGAAGCGCACACAGACCACCCTGAGCAGCCTGGTGCTCAGAGGGGCGGGCCCAACCACCAGCCAGGACAAGAGCGTtggtaagaacacacacacacacacacacgcacacgcctgtctgtctgcaggctgACGAGCTCTCTGTCCATCCGTCTGTCTGTAGCCCTGCAGGCTGACCAGGTGACGGGCTGCTCTGATGACTTCAGAAGCCTTTTATCCTTACCTACCCCTGGAGCCCTGCAGCTGAAGAGACACCTGACCCAGGCCACACCCTCAGGTAAGGGTCTGAACTAACCCTCTCTCAGGCCCTCGCAGGGGGAGAGTGTAGTGACTGAGTTGTGGGTGTGTAGTGACTGAGTTGTGGGTGTGTAGTGACTGAGTTGCTCTCTCAGGCCCTCGCAGGGGGAGAGTGTAGTGACTGAGTTGTGGGTGTGTAGTGACTGAGTTGTGGGTGTGTCGTGACTGAGTTGCTCTCTCAGGCTCTGCAGGGGGAGGGCTCCAGTCCATCTCTGCCTCTCAGCTCCTCAAACAGCAGAAACAGCAGATGCTGCAGTCCAGGAGGAGGCGAGCCGAGGAGATCCAGAagaggtgtgagtgagtgagtgagtgagtgagtgagtgagtgagtgagtgagtgagtgagtgagtgagtgagtgagtgagtgagtgagtgagtgagtgagtgagtgagtgagtgagtgagtgagtgagtgagtgagtgagtgagtgagtgagtgagtgagtgagtgagtgagtgagtgagtgagtgagtgagtgagtgagtgagtgagtgagtgagtgagtgaacgaACGAACATCTCTGCTTCTTTCCCAGGTTCATGCAGAGTGCTGGGAGTGGTGGAACTGGTGCAGAAGGGTCGGGGCTTGGGTCCCTGAAAGGTGCAGCCCCCGCCCTGGGGCGTGGCCTCGCACAGGGAGAGGACATCCTGTTCTTCgaccacacccctccccccgcctcacacagcctctccactgctaaggtgtgtgtgtgcgtgcatgcattcCTGTGTGGTAATGACTTCCTGTGTGTTGATGATGACTTCCTGTATGGTGATGATGACTTCCTGCCCCAGCTGGCAGCCTTGAAGAAGCTCCGTCAGAAGGGCGGGGCTATCAGCAGGGAGGACCCCAACGCCGTGAAACGCAAACGAGCCCGTGGTTCTGTTTGTTCTCCAGACTGATGTCCGTCAGGTTCGAGAGACATTGTTTGTTCTCCAGACTGATGTCCGTCAGGTTAGAGAGACATTGTTTGTTCTCCAGACTGATGTCCGTCAGGTTCGAGAGACATTGTTTGTTCTCCAGACTGATGTCCGTCAGGTTAGAGAGACATTGTTTGTTCTCCAGACTGATGTCCGTCAGGTTAGAGAGACATTGTTTGTTCTCCAGACTGATGTCCGTCAGGTTAGAGAGACATTGTTTGTTCTCCAGACTGATGTCCGTCAGGTTCGATAGAGACATAGAAGTGGTAAGTTATAAGTCACCAGATACTGGATGCATGGTCAGTGCTGAGATGTGccccttgttttgtttgtgtaatgCATAAAGGCCACTTTAATTCCACCATAGACACTGGGAGTTCATCATATGCAACCTGTTCAGTTACCCTTCCGGAACTAGAGAGGTTTGTATTTGTAGGCAAAACGTTATTGGTGTTGGTAGTGTACAATAATAAGTTTATAAgtatcattttaataatttcctTCTGTTCAGGTGAGGAGGGCGCTGGGCCAGCTCTGAAGAGGAGACGGGAACAGCTGGACTATCTGCAGTCTGACCAGTTCCAGAGCATCCTCAGCGCCAAGTCTCGCCACATGGGAACCCTGCAAGCGGTGAGACCCCTGACCCTGTTACCCCCACAGCCTGCCCCTGACCCTGTTACCCCCACAGCCTGCCCCTGACCCTGTTACCCCCACAGTCTGCCCTGagcccccaaccctgaccctgttacccccacagcctgccctgagcccccaaccctgaccctgttacccccacagcctgccctgagcccccaaccctgaccctgttacccccacagcctgccctgagcccccaaccctgaccctgttacccccacagcctgccctgagcccccaaccctgaccctgttACCCCCACAGCCTGCCCCTGACCCTGTTACCCCCACAGCCTGCCCCTGACCCTGTTACCCCCACAGCCTGCCCTGagcccccaaccctgaccctgttACCCCCACAGCCTGCCCTGAGCCCCCAACCCTGACCATGTTACCCCCACAGTCTGCCCTGagcccccaaccctgaccctgttACCCCCACAGCCTGCCCTGACCccacaaccctaaccctgttACCCCCACAGCCTGCCCCTGACCCTGTTACCCCCACAGCCTGCCCCTGACCCTGTTACCCCCACAGTCTGCCCTGagcccccaaccctgaccctgttACCCCCACAGCCTGCCCTGACCCCACAACCCTGACCCTGTTACCCCCACAGTCTGCCCTGagcccccaaccctgaccctgttACCCCCACAGCCTGCCCTGACCCCACAACCCTGACCCTGTTACCCCCACAGTCTGCCCTGagcccccaaccctgaccctgttACCCCCACAGCCTGCCCCTGACCCTGTTACCCCCACAGTCTGCCCTGAGCCCCACAGTCTGCCCCTGACCCCCCAACCATAACCCTGTTACCCCTACAGCCTGCCCTGagcccccaaccctgaccctgttACCCCCACAGTCTGCCCTGACCCTGTTACCCCCACAGTCTGCCCTGAGCCCCACAGTCTGCCCCTGACCCCCCAACCATAACCCTGTTACCCCTACAGCCTGCCCTGagcccccaaccctgaccctgttACCCCCACAGCCTGCCCCTGACCCTGTTACCCCCACAGTCTGCCCTGagcccccaaccctgaccctgttACCCCCACAGCCTGCCCCTGACCCTGTTACCCCCACAGTCTGCCCCTGagcccccaaccccaaccctaaccctgttaCCCCCACAGCCTGCTCTGAGCCCCCAACCCTAACCTTGTTACCCCCATAGCCTGCCCTGAGCCCCCAACCCTAACACTGTTACCCCCACAGTCTACCCCTGACCCCACAGTCTGCCCTtgaccccccaaccccaaccctgttACCCCTACAGCCTGCTCTGAGCCCCCAACCCTAACCTTGTTATCCCCATAGCCTGCCCTGAGCCCCCCCAACCCTAACACTGTTACCCCCACAGTCTGCCCCTGACACCCCAACCCTATTACCCCCACAGTCTACCCCTGACCCCCACAGTCTGCCCCTGACCCCCCAACCCTATTACCCCCACAGTCTGCCCCTGACCCCCACAGTCTGCCCCTGaccccccaaccctaaccctgttaCCCCACAGCCTGCCCCTGACCCCCTGCAGGCTTTAAGGGCtctagtctgtgtgtctgtactgcaggctTTAAGGGctctagtgtgtgtgtctgtactgcaggctTTAAGGGctctagtgtgtgtgtctgtactgcaggctTTAAGGGCtctagtctgtgtgtctgtgctgcaggcttTAAGGGCtctagtctgtgtgtctgtgtctgtgctgcaggcttTAAGGGCtctagtctgtgtgtctgtactgcaggctTTAAGGGCtctagtctgtgtgtctgtgtctgtgctgcaggcttTAAGGGCtctagtctgtgtctgtgctgcaggcttTAAGGGCtctagtctgtgtgtctgtactgcaggctTTAAGGGCtctagtctgtgtgtctgtactgcaggctTTAAGGGCtctagtctgtgtctgtgctgcaggcttTAAGGGctctagtgtgtgtgtctgtactgcaggctTTAAGGGctctagtgtgtgtgtctgtactgcaggctTTAAGGGctctagtgtgtgtgtctgtactgcaggctTTAAGGGCtctagtctgtgtgtctgtgctgcaggcttTAAGGGCtctagtctgtgtgtctgtgtctgtgctgcaggcttTAAGGGCtctagtctgtgtgtctgtactgcaggctTTAAGGGCtctagtctgtgtgtctgtgtctgtgctgcaggcttTAAGGGCtctagtctgtgtctgtgctgcaggcttTAAGGGCtctagtctgtgtgtctgtactgcaggctTTAAGGGCtctagtctgtgtgtctgtactgcaggctTTAAGGGCtctagtctgtgtctgtgctgcaggcttTAAGGGCtctagtctgtgtctgtgctgcaggcttTAAGGGCtctagtctgtgtgtctgtactgcaggctTTAAGGGCtctagtctgtgtgtctgtactgcaggctTTAAGGGCtctagtctgtgtgtctgcgtctgtacTGCAGGCTTTAAGGGCtctagtctgtgtgtctgtgctgcaggcttTAAGGGCtctagtctgtgtgtctgtgtctgtgctgcaggcttTAAGGGCtctagtctgtgtgtctgtactgcaggctTTAAGGGCtctagtctgtgtgtctgtgtctgtgctgcaggcttTAAGGGCtctagtctgtgtctgtgctgcaggcttTAAGGGCtctagtctgtgtgtctgtactgcaggctTTAAGGGCtctagtctgtgtgtctgtactgcaggctTTAAGGGCtctagtctgtgtctgtgctgcaggcttTAAGGGCtctagtctgtgtctgtgctgcaggcttTAAGGGCtctagtctgtgtgtctgtactgcaggctTTAAGGGCtctagtctgtgtgtctgtactgcaggctTTAAGGGCtctagtctgtgtgtctgcgtctgtgctGCAGGCTTTAAGGGCTCTAGTCTGTGCTGCAGGCTTTAAGGGCtctagtctgtgtctgtgtctgtactgcaggctGAGTTTCAGATCCAGGAGCAGTACTTCGAGCCCCTAGTGAAGAAAGAGCAGATGGAGGAGAAGATGAGGAACATCCGAGAAATTAAGTGCCGAGCTGTCACCTGTAAAACGGTGAGGCAACAGTGTGTGGTTTTATTCACCGGTGAGGCAACAGTGTGTGGTTTTATTCACCGGTGAGGCCGCAGTCTGTGGTTTTATTCAGCTGtctcatacactcagtgagcactttattaggtatttattacttttttattttattacttcttacatcttctgctgctgtagcctatccacttagaggtttgaaatattgggtgttcagagatgctcttctgcataccactgttgtaatgtgtggttatttgcgttactgtcaccttcctgtcagcttcacccagtctggcccttctcctctgacctctctcgttaacaaggcatttctgcacatagaactgctgctcactggatgttttttgcttttgcatACCATTCTCCGGAAACTCTAGGGactgcaggagatcagcagtttctgagatactcaaaccaccctgtctggcaccaacaatcattccaccgtcactgagatcacattttttcctgcaTTCCGATAGTTAATATGAACATTGACTGAAGCTGCTGACCCCTATCTACatggttgtatgcattgcactgctcccacgtgattggctgattagaaaaacacattaataagtaggtgtacagtgaGTGTATGCTGTAGAAAAGTGATGTTTGCAC is a genomic window of Conger conger chromosome 19, fConCon1.1, whole genome shotgun sequence containing:
- the mcm10 gene encoding LOW QUALITY PROTEIN: protein MCM10 homolog (The sequence of the model RefSeq protein was modified relative to this genomic sequence to represent the inferred CDS: deleted 2 bases in 1 codon) yields the protein MEGEDDLDILTALLVENEEEMEGSGHAEGLDGGDDLDDLFDNDDEEDYDEGLDEEAGGTALHDTSALFGDVEDLEEEDEEDEERSSGPSCSLSGKTKDRLDKSKEDLEAELKHMQEQMQLLQERLEATQTTAPPRAPPPPPKRSTQPAPLLKNTKRTAHQHKPSADEDLENSPVGPRVCDSFSPPQRTNSKLNSKLKSPPPTALPQQASPPVQQAPPKAQQAPPTAPQAPPKAQQAPPTAPQAPPMLDVAVEKFSGLRVRKPRVSSVEMAHKMADRRLIRLSQLPDRMARERLEDSDWVTFAVVVSKVTPQSTSSGKTFSIWKLNDLHDLEVYVSLFLFGEVHKEHWKTQPGTVIGILNPNPMKAREGSDGVCLSVDHHIQKILLMGEAQDFGTCKASKKNGQPCSQLVNLYECQYCQYHVKAQYKKLSARRAELQSCFSGKVPGKAQGGRGRGGASLKERLCHTGFHYGGVSSAACATSLTASQPKRTQTTLSSLVLRGAGPTTSQDKSVALQADQVTGCSDDFRSLLSLPTPGALQLKRHLTQATPSGSAGGGLQSISASQLLKQQKQQMLQSRRRRAEEIQKRCEFMQSAGSGGTGAEGSGLGSLKGAAPALGRGLAQGEDILFFDHTPPPASHSLSTAKLAALKKLRQKGGAISREDPNAVKRKRARGSVCSPD